DNA sequence from the Candidatus Dependentiae bacterium genome:
TTTACCTTTTTTAGTTTTCAAAAAACCATTTTTTGGCCAATTATTATTTAAAAATTCTTTGAGATTTTTTTCAACTAATTCTTTTGAACTATCCGGATTTTCTTTTATTTCATTTTCAATATATGCAGAAAAGCTTGCATCTAACCAAATTTGTCTAAGCGATTCTATAAATTTTTCATCTAAAAGTTTTTCTTTATTATAAACTCTAAATGCTACAGTCTCTCCATTTCGAGTTATTTCAGGCCACTCTTTCAATCTTTCAGATTCAACAAAATTTTTAATATTTTCAGCACAAACATCAGGCTCAAATTCACCTGTATTTACAATTAAGTCATGAGATAATTTTGGCGTTATTTTTACAGATTCTATTTCTTTATTATCAAAACCAAAATTTATTTTTATTTTATTTATAAATTCATTATATTTATCTTTTTTAAAATTAGATTCTTCGTTTAATTCAATTTTTTTATCTATTCTAAAATCACTTTTTACTAATTCACAAGCCTTTTCAAAGTCGTTTCTAGATAATTGATCAAGTAATATTTCAGATTCAAATCCTCTTTCTTTATAAAAGTCTTCAAATGTACTAAAAGCTTGTTTAAAAGATCTTTGCTCAACCTCACTAATAGTATTTCTTGTCCTTACCCTATCAAGTAGTTTATCTAATTTGCAATATACAAGAACCGTAATATAATCAAATCCATCTAATTTTTCTTTATACCTAAAGTTGTCCCATACAACATCAACAACCACGTTTTTTCCTGCTAATGAATATTGTTTAGCGTCTTCCAAAGTTTTTAAAAAAACATTAATTTCAAATTCTACGTATTGGTTCTTAGTAAAATCCACTCCAAAATCATAGTCTTCTTCTTTCAATTTTAATTTGTCTATTATTTTTTGGGTATCTCTCGTAATTGCATCAGGATTGTTTCTTGGTAATTTTATATATTTTTTTTCCAATTTTAGAACTCTTTGTTCAAACCATTCGGCTGCTGAATTATAAAAAGTATTATCAAAACTAAAATATTCATAACCATATTTTTCTTTAAATATTTTGGCTATAGAAGATTTTCCAGAACTTGATGTACCGTTCAAAATTACAATTGTACCCTTTTTATTTTCTAACTTTTTCTTTTTAGATTTCCCAGCAAAACATCCTGGAAGATTTAAAAGTATAAAAAATAAAATCACAATATTTAATAAACTATATTTTAATCTTTTTAAAAACATAAATGCTCCATAATTTATTATTAACTAATATAACAAATTATAATGTGTAAAATTTGCAATCAAAATGCAAATTTTACATAATTTATAAAAAAAATTATTTGAAATAATATATGAGTTAATGATATTAACTTGATTTTAAGTAGGAAAAAAAGCTTACTTTTTCTTATTTTTAATAAATCTAGCAAGAACAATAGAAAAAATTACCAAAAATAAAATAAATCCAAATAAAAAGAATCCTGCATTAATCCCAAAGATTTCTTCCTTAATCATAAGGTCTATATATCTGTTATCTGCTTTATCAATAAAAGGGATAGAAGTCATCCATCGATTTGCCATGAAAAAAATCTTTCTTTACATAATTTTGTTTTAAACTTATGCCAAAATAAGTATGTATTATAAATATTAATCAAAATAAAGTAAAACGATCAACAATGAACTATTGTTACTTCATTAATAAATGTTGCCGAGAATTACTTAAAAACATCAAGGTCTAAATCTGAAAATTGATTTTGCTCTGCCTTTTGTGCACCTAAAAAAGCAACCATAGCAGCGTTATCTGCGCAGAATTTACAAACTGGGCTAATAAATTTTTTATCTAAATTATTAACAACAGAATTTAATCGATCGCAAATATAATTATTACAAGCAACACCGCCAACAAATGTAACAGCTTTTGCATTTGGATATAATTTTAAAGCTAACTCGATTTTTGCCTGGAAAATATCTGCCATGCAAACAAGTAACGAGCTTGAAACCTGATTTTGTAATTCTGAAGTTATATTTTCAAAAATAGGACCATTTTGCAAATCATAAGCATTCTTTTTAACAAGATCATACATAACAGCTGTTTTTAAACCGGAAAAAGTAAAATCCAAAGATTTTGTAAAATTTTTGGTTCTAGGATATTTATAAAAATCCTGAAAATCTACACCCTTTGCCGCTTGTTCAATTTTAGCGCCACCAGGATAACCAAAACCTATAATTTTAGCTACTTTATCAAAAGCCTCACCTGCAGCATCATCTATAGTTTGGCCTATAACTTCATATTCACCAAAATCTTTAACATAGTAAATTACAGTACTGCCACCGGACGCTGATAGACAAATATGTGGAAATGGAACATCTTCTATTGAATTATCAACTTTTAAAAAAGAAGAAAATATATGTGCTTGTAGATGATTTATGCCAATTATTTTTTTATTTTTAGCAAAAGCCAAAGATTTGGCAAAACATAGTCCAACCAGCAACGATCCAACAAGTCCCGGTTTATTGGTTACAGCTATATAATCTATATTATTTAAATTAATATTAGCAGTATCAAGCGCAGCTTGAACTATAATATCTATTTTTTCCAAGTGCGATCTGGATGCAATTTCCGGAACAACTCCACCATATATTTCGTGTAATTTTATTTGTGAAAAAACTATATTTGAGAGCAGCTGCTTACGATCAGAATCGTAAACAGCTGCAGCAGTTTCATCACAAGAAGATTCTATACCTAAAATTATAGACATATTTATTGTTGTTTTTTCTTATTCATCAATTCCCAGAATTCGTCATTAGTTTTTGCTTCACGCATTTTCTCAATTAAGAATTCCATACCTTCAACGGTATTCATGGTACCCAATAATTTTTGAAGTATCCACATTCTCTTTCTATTGTCATCTGAGAGTAATAACTCTTCTCGACGTGTTCCGGAAGGAACAAGATCAAATGCTGGATAAACTCTTCTATTTGAAAGTTTACGTGTAAGATGTATTTCCATGTTACCCGTACCTTTAAACTCTTCAAATATAACTTCGTCCATCTTGGACCCGGTTTCTACAAGGGCTGTAGCTATAATAGTTAGAGATCCACCCTCTTCAACATTTCGTGCAGCACCAAAAAATCTTTTTGGTCTTTGAAGCGCATTGGCATCAATACCGCCAGTAAGCACTCTACCTGAAGCCGGAGCCAATGTATTATAGGCTCTTGCCAAACGAGTTAATGAATCAAGTAAAATTACTACATCGCGAC
Encoded proteins:
- the tsaD gene encoding tRNA (adenosine(37)-N6)-threonylcarbamoyltransferase complex transferase subunit TsaD — its product is MSIILGIESSCDETAAAVYDSDRKQLLSNIVFSQIKLHEIYGGVVPEIASRSHLEKIDIIVQAALDTANINLNNIDYIAVTNKPGLVGSLLVGLCFAKSLAFAKNKKIIGINHLQAHIFSSFLKVDNSIEDVPFPHICLSASGGSTVIYYVKDFGEYEVIGQTIDDAAGEAFDKVAKIIGFGYPGGAKIEQAAKGVDFQDFYKYPRTKNFTKSLDFTFSGLKTAVMYDLVKKNAYDLQNGPIFENITSELQNQVSSSLLVCMADIFQAKIELALKLYPNAKAVTFVGGVACNNYICDRLNSVVNNLDKKFISPVCKFCADNAAMVAFLGAQKAEQNQFSDLDLDVFK
- a CDS encoding GNAT family N-acetyltransferase — protein: MFLKRLKYSLLNIVILFFILLNLPGCFAGKSKKKKLENKKGTIVILNGTSSSGKSSIAKIFKEKYGYEYFSFDNTFYNSAAEWFEQRVLKLEKKYIKLPRNNPDAITRDTQKIIDKLKLKEEDYDFGVDFTKNQYVEFEINVFLKTLEDAKQYSLAGKNVVVDVVWDNFRYKEKLDGFDYITVLVYCKLDKLLDRVRTRNTISEVEQRSFKQAFSTFEDFYKERGFESEILLDQLSRNDFEKACELVKSDFRIDKKIELNEESNFKKDKYNEFINKIKINFGFDNKEIESVKITPKLSHDLIVNTGEFEPDVCAENIKNFVESERLKEWPEITRNGETVAFRVYNKEKLLDEKFIESLRQIWLDASFSAYIENEIKENPDSSKELVEKNLKEFLNNNWPKNGFLKTKKGKACFDVGIYPVVAFKNEKPVAFVFFVNDLVNENGEIHNILKLNEKWIEPIMVHPEAQNLGLGRSLAFSILKFLPDTERIIVKADKENDKACNFYERIGFKKYQQDKYEYDKDEEQFFEWIKDNN